In one window of Borrelia anserina Es DNA:
- a CDS encoding membrane protein, with the protein MKRELYAFLSNFFIFLFLFIGFIFCYTYFFGMNYLDKHILVAKFFDTVLSFYHYFNGFFVFFILVYFIFLAKNETRLYLREYRGYLFKKLYPFVFLFFVIGIVFMFIFNSIMSYILSQRSEYEYNYERYNFLSDQVSEIDSKLKSIDINLSASNKMLDVDELIEILKQKRKYLDELLRMYEKMRLISDNDELSINYYLARSEYDRMPIYDVDLEKVRKTFKTYLIKSLTKKDFQDIVNEFIDKGDYSTANYFAYVGFVATKDDEFVALLDLTFKSIREYKNVEIEKKSLVFGEKQKNFLYFNTEKFKPAYYGFLKLHNLFPNDNEILSYKNKSLEKLKGEYFFFDEIEKYYEHYGINDIFLFQRDSSNETYDYIYMQKVVNTVSSYVKMIKNFELIRFDNSGNIILHIKVPFASLKGNSVYQNVLDKKNENSDITATKVIVSLINFDLSDPNIVNINKDVNNLRLFANSVKGGIFLPIQVLLNAFSQVEMFSFGLINIFSSSLFLMMTPILLVFLGVLFIAVASKVNFEFDSKIVIFLISLIIAIFSVIVSLFMNYLLFILIALLIQISVNIYISFILIFAILFCIILYIMRVNYQEV; encoded by the coding sequence ATGAAAAGAGAATTGTATGCATTTTTAAGTAATTTTTTTATTTTTTTATTTTTATTTATTGGCTTTATTTTTTGTTATACATATTTCTTTGGGATGAATTATTTAGACAAGCATATATTGGTAGCTAAATTTTTTGATACTGTTTTAAGTTTTTATCATTATTTTAATGGATTTTTTGTTTTTTTTATTTTAGTTTATTTTATTTTTTTAGCTAAGAATGAAACACGACTTTATCTGAGGGAATATAGAGGATATTTATTTAAAAAACTCTATCCATTTGTATTTCTATTTTTTGTAATAGGTATTGTTTTTATGTTTATTTTTAACTCTATTATGTCTTATATTCTTTCTCAAAGAAGTGAATATGAATATAACTATGAGAGGTATAATTTTCTTTCAGATCAGGTGAGTGAAATAGACAGTAAGCTTAAAAGCATAGATATAAATTTATCAGCTTCAAATAAGATGTTAGATGTAGATGAATTAATAGAAATTTTGAAGCAGAAAAGAAAGTACCTTGACGAATTGCTTAGAATGTATGAAAAGATGAGACTTATTTCTGATAATGATGAGCTTTCAATTAATTATTATTTGGCTAGATCTGAATATGATAGGATGCCTATCTATGATGTTGATTTAGAAAAAGTTAGAAAGACTTTTAAAACGTATCTTATTAAAAGTCTAACGAAGAAAGATTTTCAAGATATTGTGAATGAATTTATTGATAAAGGTGATTATTCTACAGCTAATTATTTTGCTTATGTGGGATTTGTTGCTACTAAAGATGATGAATTTGTTGCACTTCTAGATTTGACTTTTAAGTCTATTCGTGAATATAAAAATGTCGAAATCGAAAAGAAATCTTTAGTTTTTGGAGAAAAACAAAAAAATTTTTTATATTTTAATACAGAAAAATTTAAACCTGCGTATTATGGCTTTTTAAAGCTTCATAATTTATTTCCGAATGATAATGAGATTTTGAGTTATAAGAATAAATCTTTAGAAAAACTGAAAGGAGAGTATTTCTTTTTTGATGAAATTGAAAAGTATTATGAGCATTATGGTATTAACGATATATTTTTATTTCAACGTGATTCTAGTAATGAAACATATGATTATATTTATATGCAAAAGGTTGTCAATACTGTTTCTTCTTATGTTAAGATGATTAAAAATTTTGAGCTTATTAGGTTTGATAACTCAGGAAATATTATATTGCACATTAAAGTGCCATTTGCTAGTCTTAAGGGTAATAGTGTTTATCAAAATGTTTTAGATAAGAAGAATGAAAATAGTGATATTACTGCTACTAAGGTTATCGTATCGCTTATTAACTTTGACTTAAGTGATCCAAATATCGTTAATATTAATAAGGATGTTAATAACTTGCGTTTATTTGCAAATTCTGTTAAGGGTGGTATTTTTCTGCCCATTCAAGTTCTTTTAAATGCTTTCAGCCAAGTTGAAATGTTTAGCTTCGGGCTGATAAATATTTTTTCTTCAAGTCTTTTTTTAATGATGACTCCTATTTTACTAGTTTTTTTGGGTGTTTTGTTTATTGCTGTGGCTTCTAAGGTTAATTTTGAATTTGATTCAAAAATTGTGATATTCCTTATATCCTTAATAATAGCTATTTTTTCAGTTATCGTTTCACTTTTTATGAATTACTTATTATTTATTTTGATAGCTCTCTTGATTCAGATATCTGTTAATATATACATATCTTTTATTCTTATTTTTGCTATCTTGTTTTGTATTATATTGTATATAATGCGAGTTAATTATCAAGAAGTATAA
- a CDS encoding CarD family transcriptional regulator, with product MAFVLDQAVVYPMQGVGKIKNIQNKEFNGEFIDYYEIYFPFNEMTFMVPVSRADDLGIRALVSKEKIKEVFDIIKDFEGQIDQKKIKDGSHDFYKQSDILNTAKLYKFLYTKSMQKELPFYEKRILNDFELILQHEISLALQISFEEAKQKMKEVLSMGKS from the coding sequence ATGGCGTTTGTATTAGATCAAGCTGTAGTATATCCAATGCAAGGAGTAGGAAAAATAAAAAATATCCAAAATAAAGAATTTAATGGTGAGTTTATTGATTATTATGAAATATATTTTCCATTCAATGAAATGACTTTCATGGTTCCAGTTTCTAGAGCAGATGATCTTGGAATTAGGGCTTTAGTTAGCAAGGAAAAGATAAAAGAAGTTTTTGATATCATTAAAGACTTTGAAGGTCAAATAGATCAAAAGAAGATAAAGGATGGTAGCCATGATTTTTATAAACAAAGTGATATATTAAATACTGCTAAATTGTATAAGTTCTTATATACAAAATCTATGCAAAAAGAATTGCCTTTCTATGAGAAAAGGATTTTAAATGATTTTGAATTAATTTTGCAGCATGAAATTAGTTTGGCACTGCAAATCAGCTTTGAAGAGGCTAAGCAGAAAATGAAGGAAGTTTTATCTATGGGAAAGTCTTAG
- a CDS encoding 16S rRNA (uracil(1498)-N(3))-methyltransferase, giving the protein MKQIVLDDSCLFDDDIIIDDFKMYHYLVDVRRFKVGDTLSVLLKGKEVRFAEISSINNNVVRLSTLRVEKLNKRDFEINMFISNLKGRKLDLSLRQVVEIGVDQINIVNADNSVARIDMDNLEFKSSRFLKLIDEALKQSGNTRVPGINFYKDFFSIPYSSSVDYYVAHKEGVLLRCGDDLGTFGKIGILVGPEGCFSKSEVNLFKKLNFKFVRFNTPILRADTAIVYSLAHFKLLLEGKSG; this is encoded by the coding sequence GTGAAGCAAATAGTCTTAGATGATAGTTGTCTATTTGATGATGATATCATTATTGATGATTTTAAGATGTATCATTACCTTGTTGATGTAAGAAGATTTAAGGTAGGCGATACATTAAGCGTTCTTTTAAAGGGCAAGGAAGTAAGATTTGCTGAGATTTCTAGTATAAATAATAATGTTGTTAGGCTTTCTACTCTTAGAGTGGAGAAGCTTAACAAACGTGATTTTGAAATAAATATGTTTATATCCAACCTTAAGGGTAGGAAATTGGATTTAAGTTTAAGACAAGTTGTTGAAATTGGAGTAGATCAGATCAATATTGTTAATGCTGATAATTCTGTTGCTAGAATTGATATGGATAATTTGGAATTTAAAAGTTCAAGGTTTTTAAAATTGATTGATGAAGCTTTAAAGCAAAGTGGCAATACTCGAGTGCCTGGCATCAATTTTTACAAGGATTTTTTTAGCATTCCTTATTCCTCATCTGTAGATTATTATGTTGCTCACAAGGAAGGTGTTTTGCTACGTTGTGGTGATGATCTTGGTACTTTTGGTAAGATTGGGATTTTGGTAGGTCCTGAGGGGTGTTTCTCAAAATCAGAAGTAAATTTATTTAAAAAACTAAATTTTAAGTTTGTAAGATTTAATACTCCAATTTTAAGAGCAGATACGGCTATTGTTTATTCACTTGCTCATTTTAAATTATTATTAGAGGGTAAAAGTGGCTAA
- a CDS encoding S41 family peptidase: MKKKSLVFVYFVLALMISSAVIVESIFARSDLAKGKMSESDYGQMMMEAFSFIKRTYVETVDDEAIFEGALKGMFKALNDPYSQYLTKEDLLELSKTTEGNYVGIGVAIVKKNLSVKSGNGVSDVSYVMVVTAFEEGPAYKAGVKSGDYIMSVDGKSTSLMTIEQISELLKGKAGTKVKISVLRDKDLKLEFELVREKVDIQTVKHDIINRDVGYIKILSFNPNTNIYFEKAFEKLHSQNIKSLIIDLRFNTGGYMKDAIEIADDILAEGVIVSTKARDSKIPIEYKASSSHIVPLDMPVVVLIDRYSASASEILVGALKDNQRAYVIGEKSYGKGVIQRILPFYTGGFKITNSKYYTPSGQSIHNIGIKPDLEVREREFSEAEIAAYKQIVDKKLIENFLNGRKDKESITEDEIDAFVDKVIKEYPSYNIDRDILGRYVFLQFYQDTHNEMPIYNLHYDKSLRAACEYLANRIKIDL; the protein is encoded by the coding sequence ATGAAAAAGAAATCTTTAGTATTTGTATATTTTGTATTAGCTTTAATGATCAGTTCTGCAGTCATTGTAGAGTCTATTTTTGCACGATCAGATTTAGCTAAAGGAAAGATGTCTGAGTCAGATTATGGTCAGATGATGATGGAAGCTTTCTCTTTTATTAAGAGAACTTATGTTGAGACTGTTGATGATGAAGCTATTTTTGAAGGGGCTTTAAAGGGTATGTTTAAGGCATTAAATGATCCTTATTCTCAGTATTTGACAAAAGAAGATTTGTTAGAACTTTCAAAGACCACAGAAGGAAATTATGTTGGGATTGGAGTTGCTATCGTTAAAAAGAATCTTTCTGTTAAATCTGGTAATGGTGTTTCTGATGTTTCCTACGTTATGGTTGTTACTGCTTTTGAAGAGGGACCTGCTTATAAGGCCGGAGTGAAATCTGGTGATTACATTATGTCTGTTGATGGCAAGAGTACTTCTTTAATGACAATAGAACAAATTAGTGAACTTTTAAAAGGAAAAGCAGGTACCAAAGTTAAGATTTCTGTTTTAAGAGACAAAGATTTAAAACTTGAATTTGAACTTGTTAGGGAAAAAGTAGATATCCAGACTGTTAAGCATGACATTATTAATAGAGACGTTGGGTATATTAAGATACTAAGTTTTAATCCAAATACTAATATATATTTTGAAAAAGCGTTTGAGAAATTGCATTCTCAAAACATCAAATCTTTAATTATAGATCTACGGTTTAATACTGGCGGTTATATGAAGGATGCAATAGAGATAGCAGATGATATTTTGGCTGAAGGAGTTATTGTGTCAACGAAGGCAAGAGATTCTAAGATCCCTATAGAGTATAAGGCTAGTTCTTCACATATAGTACCTTTGGATATGCCAGTTGTTGTTTTAATTGATAGATACTCAGCATCAGCGTCGGAAATTCTAGTGGGAGCCTTAAAAGATAACCAAAGAGCTTATGTTATAGGGGAAAAATCTTACGGCAAAGGAGTGATTCAACGTATATTGCCTTTCTATACCGGGGGATTTAAGATTACAAATTCAAAATACTATACTCCCTCTGGGCAGAGTATTCATAATATTGGGATTAAGCCTGATTTAGAGGTTAGAGAGAGAGAGTTTTCTGAAGCTGAAATTGCAGCATACAAGCAAATTGTTGATAAGAAGTTAATAGAAAATTTCTTAAATGGCAGGAAAGATAAAGAGTCAATTACTGAGGATGAGATAGATGCTTTTGTTGATAAAGTTATTAAGGAATATCCATCTTACAATATAGACAGAGATATTTTAGGGCGTTATGTGTTTTTACAATTTTATCAAGACACCCATAATGAAATGCCAATTTATAATTTACATTATGATAAGTCCTTAAGAGCTGCTTGTGAATATCTTGCCAATAGGATAAAAATTGATCTGTGA